From Deinococcus sp. KSM4-11, a single genomic window includes:
- a CDS encoding beta-N-acetylglucosaminidase domain-containing protein, whose protein sequence is MLAKRGVIEGFYGPPWTWAERHDMLDFLAAQGLGAYLYAPKNDPIHRNRWREPYTPGEWQAFGQLAARARGHGTEFIFGLSALGFGYTRPDDLETLRRKMAGARDQGIGSFVLLLDDLPDRFDHSEDAAAFGTLDRAQAWLANTLAADAPGDFSFVPTEYHGAGDSAYLRGLGEHLDPAIGVFWTGHDICSPTLNADDLRAVTAALRRAPLVWDNVPVNDLEMRFDPHLGPLTGRSSDLVAHAAGYFANAGERPEMSKLTLHTVAAFLREPGTYDPEVAAREAALALTATRAEAEALLLLADLARRGPLNPGQGLHHALWPAIDAFWAARGGPPAGVGTDLADRPERRPVTPDEAPLRRAAVELELAGETLIHLSNLNLRRELAPWAHKLAGWARVLKYALAALDHPHDTRARGYVLEELFLVRANMHWVAGDTFDHFARRCVWAAEALATLQTVERA, encoded by the coding sequence ATGCTGGCCAAGCGTGGTGTGATCGAAGGGTTTTACGGCCCACCCTGGACGTGGGCCGAGCGGCACGACATGCTCGATTTCCTGGCCGCCCAGGGGCTGGGCGCCTACCTCTACGCACCCAAGAACGACCCTATTCACCGCAACCGCTGGCGAGAGCCGTACACACCTGGGGAGTGGCAGGCCTTCGGGCAGCTCGCCGCGCGGGCCCGCGGTCATGGCACCGAGTTCATCTTCGGCCTGAGCGCCCTAGGCTTCGGGTACACCCGGCCCGACGACCTGGAGACGCTGCGCCGCAAGATGGCTGGCGCGCGTGACCAGGGCATCGGGTCGTTCGTTCTGCTGCTCGACGATCTGCCGGATCGCTTCGACCACTCGGAGGACGCCGCCGCTTTCGGCACGCTGGATCGCGCCCAGGCGTGGCTCGCCAACACCCTCGCCGCCGACGCGCCCGGGGACTTCTCCTTTGTGCCCACCGAATACCACGGCGCCGGCGACAGCGCGTACCTGCGCGGGCTGGGAGAGCACCTCGACCCGGCCATCGGCGTGTTCTGGACGGGTCATGACATCTGCTCGCCCACCCTGAACGCGGACGATCTGCGCGCGGTGACGGCTGCCCTGCGCCGCGCGCCGCTGGTATGGGACAACGTGCCGGTCAACGACTTGGAGATGCGCTTCGATCCGCACCTGGGGCCCCTGACGGGCCGCTCGTCAGACCTCGTGGCGCACGCGGCTGGCTACTTCGCGAATGCCGGGGAGCGGCCCGAGATGAGCAAGCTGACCCTGCATACGGTTGCTGCCTTCCTGCGGGAGCCCGGCACGTACGATCCAGAGGTGGCGGCCCGTGAAGCCGCACTGGCCCTGACGGCCACCCGGGCGGAGGCAGAGGCGCTGCTGCTCCTCGCGGACCTGGCGCGGCGCGGCCCGCTGAACCCCGGCCAGGGGCTTCACCACGCGCTGTGGCCGGCAATCGACGCGTTCTGGGCCGCGCGCGGCGGTCCTCCGGCCGGAGTGGGCACGGATCTCGCGGATCGCCCGGAGCGCCGCCCGGTCACGCCTGACGAGGCCCCCCTGCGCCGCGCCGCCGTGGAGCTGGAGCTGGCCGGGGAGACGCTGATCCACCTGTCCAACCTGAACCTGCGCCGGGAGCTGGCCCCGTGGGCGCACAAGCTTGCGGGCTGGGCACGGGTGTTGAAGTACGCCCTGGCGGCCCTCGACCACCCGCACGACACGCGGGCACGCGGATACGTGCTCGAGGAACTGTTCCTCGTGCGGGCGAACATGCACTGGGTGGCGGGCGACACCTTCGACCACTTCGCCCGGCGCTGCGTGTGGGCCGCCGAGGCGCTGGCCACGCTCCAAACCGTGGAGCGCGCGTGA
- a CDS encoding SDR family NAD(P)-dependent oxidoreductase: MTNSSVHRFEGRVVLVTGAGGGIGRAVAERFAAQGAKVAVNDIKADMVEAVVAAITAAGGAALAVPADVSDAAQVGAMFQHTEDHFGYVDVLYNNAGLIDTARHFLQGDEAWWDRIIQVNLRSVFLCSHRAATVMARRRRGVIISTSSGGATRSHRGNVAYDATKGGIEAMTRAMALDLAPYGIRVNGVVPGFINTYGLTEEQLRIREKTVPMGRYGVAEDMVGAALFLASDDAAFITGQFIAVDGGVLVQQRSANVDTFPVEGFPVIPADLA; this comes from the coding sequence ATGACGAACAGCTCCGTACACCGTTTTGAAGGCCGTGTGGTTCTGGTCACCGGCGCGGGAGGTGGCATTGGCCGCGCCGTCGCTGAGCGTTTTGCCGCCCAGGGTGCAAAAGTCGCCGTGAACGATATCAAAGCCGACATGGTTGAGGCCGTCGTCGCCGCCATCACGGCCGCTGGCGGCGCGGCCCTGGCGGTTCCTGCCGACGTGTCGGACGCCGCGCAGGTCGGGGCCATGTTCCAGCACACTGAGGATCACTTTGGGTATGTGGACGTGCTGTACAACAACGCGGGTCTGATCGACACCGCCCGGCATTTTCTTCAGGGTGACGAAGCGTGGTGGGACCGCATCATTCAGGTCAACCTGCGGAGCGTCTTCCTGTGCTCGCACCGCGCCGCAACGGTGATGGCGCGGCGGCGCCGGGGCGTGATCATCAGCACGTCATCGGGGGGCGCCACCCGTTCCCACCGCGGCAATGTGGCTTACGACGCCACCAAGGGCGGCATTGAGGCGATGACGCGGGCGATGGCCCTTGATCTCGCTCCGTACGGCATCCGGGTAAACGGAGTGGTGCCAGGCTTCATCAACACCTACGGTCTGACCGAGGAGCAGTTGCGTATCCGGGAGAAGACGGTTCCGATGGGGCGGTACGGCGTGGCCGAGGACATGGTGGGCGCGGCCCTGTTCCTGGCGTCGGATGACGCGGCATTCATCACGGGGCAGTTCATCGCGGTGGATGGCGGTGTGCTCGTGCAGCAGCGCAGCGCGAATGTGGACACCTTCCCCGTCGAGGGCTTTCCGGTCATCCCGGCGGATCTCGCGTGA
- a CDS encoding FAD-binding oxidoreductase — protein sequence MSAADVDVAVIGAGIVGAACAWRLAQRGLNVLVLERDQPASGSTGKSAAGVRAQFASEPNIRLSQESISEYAAMPQSGYQPGGYLMLVPEHHWVEHQAGVALQQQLGVPSELLTPQAAQGHLPFEPSGLGGCSFCPTDGFVDAHSLTFEYVRLARDAGVTVWTETPVTAIRPGASGGAGWCLETSRGDVRATQVLNAAGAWAGQVGALAGLDIPVRPARRMVFTTGPLHPPRRVPMVFDLESGVWLRSEGERLIFGRADPADVGWREGLDWAWLDPTLEAALNRFPWLETAGLDRRASWWGYYEITPDHQPILGRMPGVHGWLNACGFSGHGVMQAAAAARVLAQEACEDAPFINIDALRYERFLAGAVVSSDIQL from the coding sequence GTGAGCGCGGCCGATGTAGATGTTGCCGTGATTGGAGCAGGCATCGTCGGCGCCGCGTGCGCGTGGCGGCTCGCGCAGCGTGGGTTGAACGTTCTGGTTCTGGAACGCGATCAGCCCGCCAGTGGCAGCACGGGAAAGAGCGCGGCGGGCGTCCGGGCACAGTTCGCCAGTGAACCCAACATCCGCCTGTCACAGGAAAGTATCTCTGAGTATGCCGCGATGCCTCAGTCCGGGTATCAGCCAGGAGGCTACCTGATGCTGGTACCCGAACACCACTGGGTGGAGCACCAGGCGGGTGTGGCGCTCCAGCAGCAGCTGGGCGTGCCCAGCGAACTCCTGACGCCGCAGGCAGCGCAGGGCCACCTGCCTTTCGAGCCATCGGGGTTGGGTGGGTGCAGTTTCTGTCCCACGGATGGGTTCGTGGACGCCCATTCGCTGACCTTCGAGTACGTTCGGCTGGCCCGTGACGCAGGGGTGACCGTGTGGACGGAGACACCGGTCACCGCCATTCGGCCTGGCGCTTCAGGTGGGGCCGGCTGGTGCCTGGAGACCAGCCGGGGGGACGTGCGGGCCACGCAGGTTCTGAATGCTGCTGGAGCCTGGGCCGGCCAGGTGGGCGCTCTGGCCGGACTGGACATTCCAGTGCGCCCCGCGCGGCGGATGGTGTTCACGACCGGGCCCCTGCATCCGCCGCGCCGGGTGCCGATGGTCTTCGATCTGGAGAGTGGCGTGTGGCTGCGTTCAGAGGGCGAGCGCCTAATCTTCGGACGGGCAGATCCGGCCGATGTGGGGTGGCGTGAGGGGCTGGACTGGGCCTGGCTCGACCCTACCCTGGAGGCCGCCCTGAACCGCTTCCCGTGGCTGGAAACAGCTGGTCTGGATCGCCGCGCGAGTTGGTGGGGGTATTACGAGATCACCCCTGATCACCAGCCAATCCTGGGCAGGATGCCTGGCGTCCATGGCTGGCTCAATGCCTGCGGGTTCTCCGGACACGGGGTGATGCAGGCTGCCGCTGCGGCGCGCGTCCTCGCGCAGGAAGCATGTGAAGACGCGCCCTTCATCAACATTGACGCTCTCCGATACGAACGCTTTTTGGCCGGCGCCGTGGTGTCTTCGGACATCCAGCTGTGA
- a CDS encoding class II aldolase/adducin family protein, whose amino-acid sequence MTPDTLPAVLARVARDLYARHFSTSSGGNVSHRHSGGFLVSGTGRAGARQTVDDFALCSLDGVHLSGPRPSKEAAFHAALYRQRPDIHAALHVHADASLALSCMAEPTADNVLPILSSYAVTTVGRVPLLPYHPPGSPELAAAVESACVVANALLLQNHGALVYAASVELAIDRLEELEQQARVWLLTHGQARVLSDAELATANRAATHGFHVAAGETRPRLRPGVPGWAP is encoded by the coding sequence ATGACGCCGGACACGCTACCGGCCGTCCTCGCCCGGGTCGCCCGCGACCTGTACGCCCGCCACTTCAGCACGTCCAGCGGGGGCAACGTCAGCCACCGCCACTCCGGCGGCTTCCTGGTGAGCGGCACCGGCCGGGCGGGCGCGCGCCAGACGGTGGACGACTTCGCGCTGTGCAGCCTGGACGGCGTGCACCTGAGCGGCCCCAGGCCCAGCAAGGAGGCGGCCTTCCACGCAGCGCTGTACCGCCAGCGGCCTGACATCCACGCCGCGCTGCACGTCCACGCCGACGCGTCGCTGGCGCTGTCCTGCATGGCCGAGCCGACGGCCGACAACGTCCTCCCCATTCTCAGCTCGTACGCGGTAACCACGGTGGGCCGCGTGCCGCTGCTGCCGTACCACCCGCCGGGATCGCCGGAACTCGCCGCAGCGGTGGAGTCGGCCTGCGTGGTCGCGAACGCGCTGCTGCTCCAGAACCACGGCGCGCTGGTATACGCCGCGAGCGTGGAGCTGGCCATCGACCGCCTGGAGGAGCTGGAGCAGCAGGCCCGCGTGTGGCTGCTCACTCACGGTCAGGCCCGCGTCCTGTCGGACGCTGAGCTGGCCACGGCGAACCGCGCCGCCACCCATGGGTTCCACGTTGCCGCCGGTGAGACGCGGCCGCGTCTGCGACCTGGCGTGCCGGGCTGGGCACCGTGA
- a CDS encoding nucleoside deaminase, whose translation MPDTPAARAPLDHARYLRDTLALAREAQAAGSAPVGAVLVDADGQIVGRGRNRHKEPQTAEHVGRAGIAHAEMDLYFQLGNPEQPETLTLYTSLEPCLMCGGASALIGIGRIVWATADPWGGSGRVIEWSDHPAMQDTEVIPCPDAALEHEGAALFAPEAKRAFPDEGWALWRRKYPQETGEVGAAADRDSSK comes from the coding sequence ATGCCTGACACCCCCGCCGCCCGCGCGCCACTCGACCACGCCCGTTACCTGCGCGACACCCTGGCCCTGGCCCGCGAGGCCCAGGCCGCCGGGAGCGCTCCCGTTGGCGCCGTGCTGGTCGATGCCGACGGGCAGATCGTCGGCCGGGGACGCAACCGCCACAAGGAACCCCAGACGGCCGAGCACGTCGGCCGCGCCGGTATCGCGCACGCCGAGATGGATCTGTACTTCCAGCTGGGCAATCCCGAGCAGCCCGAGACGTTGACCCTGTACACCAGCCTGGAACCCTGCCTGATGTGCGGCGGGGCCAGCGCCCTGATCGGGATCGGGCGGATCGTGTGGGCCACCGCCGATCCCTGGGGCGGTTCCGGCCGCGTGATCGAATGGTCGGATCACCCCGCCATGCAGGACACCGAGGTTATCCCCTGCCCGGACGCGGCCCTGGAGCATGAGGGTGCGGCCCTCTTCGCCCCGGAAGCGAAACGCGCCTTTCCGGACGAGGGGTGGGCGCTGTGGCGCCGGAAATACCCGCAGGAAACGGGGGAGGTCGGGGCAGCGGCCGACCGGGACTCTTCGAAATGA
- a CDS encoding IS6 family transposase gives MSGHKLPGYRFPLEVIGYAVWLYHRFTLSYRDVEELLLERGIAITRESIRTWCIKFSDLFAQGLRHREPRRGSRWYLDEMYMDVGGVTHWLWRAVDEHGAVLDVFLQRHRDTEAAKSFFVRLLGEYGVPVTVHTDKLWSYGAALRELPVLHAVEHVQVVTARCNNLIEQSHRPTRRQERQQCGFRSRPRAQGFLNLHAHITNLHHPASCTVPAHHRRFQQKQAFDIWRTVVQEAA, from the coding sequence TTGAGTGGTCACAAGCTCCCCGGCTACCGGTTCCCGCTTGAGGTCATCGGGTATGCCGTGTGGCTCTACCACCGATTTACGCTGAGTTATCGGGACGTCGAAGAACTCTTGCTGGAACGAGGAATTGCCATCACCCGCGAATCCATTCGCACGTGGTGCATCAAGTTCAGCGATCTGTTTGCCCAGGGACTGCGCCACCGGGAACCCCGTCGGGGTTCCCGGTGGTATCTCGACGAAATGTACATGGACGTCGGGGGCGTTACACACTGGTTGTGGCGAGCCGTCGATGAACACGGTGCAGTGCTGGACGTGTTCCTTCAGCGCCACCGGGACACTGAAGCGGCCAAGTCCTTCTTCGTCCGGCTGCTGGGTGAATATGGCGTCCCCGTCACGGTGCACACCGACAAGCTGTGGAGTTACGGTGCCGCTCTTCGCGAGCTTCCTGTGCTCCACGCTGTGGAGCACGTCCAGGTTGTCACGGCCCGTTGCAACAACCTGATTGAGCAGTCCCATCGTCCCACACGCCGACAGGAGCGTCAGCAATGCGGGTTCAGGTCACGACCACGAGCACAAGGGTTCCTCAACCTGCACGCTCACATCACGAATCTGCACCATCCGGCCAGTTGCACCGTTCCCGCTCATCATCGTCGTTTCCAGCAGAAACAGGCGTTCGACATCTGGCGCACAGTGGTACAGGAAGCGGCCTGA
- a CDS encoding MBL fold metallo-hydrolase, with product MTLYEVHPGVWRHTSTAHTYVLRAGDSAVLVNVGDGTVLDEMGDMRILAAVLTHAGADVAAGAARLNAAGIPVYAPDSERPLLEHPQPFLGAWAGDNHYDGRPLHLSVAQPVQTRSLPDYRPLVLGGITLTARPAPGPSSGHSVLLADIGGTRIAFTGALLSGAGQVPRLAATMWSYNGGEGLAGSVLSLLDLHDQTPDVLLGAFGPPLERGALKTTAQALLELLQLRRHNPRLLDLRARPYEALRPWLLLNRTSVAQTYVLRSVDSRALLIDFGYDFCFGMAPTTGRESRRPWLYTLPTLLTDYGVQHIDAVIPTHAHDDHVAGIGLLRKVYGTPLWAPEPLADVLARPAAYRLPCRWFAPLLPDRTLPLGESVEWKEFRITPHALPGHARHAVALLVEGHGERVLFTGDQYADADGLGLNYTYQNDFLEDDYGASAALVERLRPSLLLSGHWPPVVPDELWLAQARERGEALRRLHADSQPHAARLGLTTRMAENTLQIVIANPAELAFQGELAVDGHGTQPLTVPAGTEVLIEFPLSEPSRPIPIVLRGTPGEPPVMTYALPVEFSHSIPVS from the coding sequence GTGACGCTCTACGAAGTTCATCCCGGCGTGTGGCGGCACACCAGCACCGCCCACACCTACGTGCTGCGCGCCGGCGACTCGGCCGTGCTGGTGAACGTTGGGGATGGCACAGTGCTGGATGAGATGGGCGACATGCGGATTCTGGCAGCCGTTCTGACCCACGCAGGCGCGGACGTGGCGGCGGGCGCGGCGCGGCTGAACGCGGCGGGCATTCCCGTCTACGCGCCGGACTCCGAGCGGCCTCTGCTCGAACACCCCCAGCCCTTCCTGGGCGCGTGGGCCGGCGACAACCACTACGACGGCCGGCCGCTGCACCTGAGTGTGGCCCAACCGGTGCAGACCCGGTCGCTGCCCGACTACCGCCCGCTCGTGCTGGGGGGAATCACCCTCACCGCCCGGCCCGCCCCCGGGCCCTCGTCAGGTCACAGCGTGCTCCTGGCCGATATCGGCGGCACGCGGATCGCCTTCACCGGCGCTCTTCTCTCGGGAGCGGGTCAGGTACCACGGCTGGCGGCCACCATGTGGAGTTACAACGGCGGCGAGGGTCTCGCGGGCAGCGTCCTATCGCTGCTCGACCTGCACGACCAGACGCCGGACGTGCTGCTGGGCGCCTTCGGGCCGCCGCTGGAGCGCGGCGCCCTGAAGACCACCGCCCAGGCCCTGCTGGAGCTGCTACAGCTGCGGCGGCACAATCCCCGCCTGCTGGATCTGCGTGCCCGGCCATACGAGGCGCTGCGGCCGTGGCTGCTGCTGAACCGCACCAGCGTCGCGCAGACTTACGTGCTGCGCTCGGTGGACAGCCGGGCCTTGCTGATCGACTTCGGGTACGACTTCTGCTTCGGCATGGCCCCGACCACCGGGCGCGAGTCGCGGCGGCCGTGGCTGTACACGCTGCCGACCTTGTTGACCGACTACGGCGTCCAGCACATCGACGCTGTGATCCCCACCCACGCCCACGACGACCACGTGGCGGGCATCGGGCTACTGCGGAAGGTCTACGGAACGCCGCTGTGGGCACCGGAACCGCTGGCTGACGTGCTGGCGCGCCCCGCCGCATACCGCTTGCCCTGCCGCTGGTTCGCGCCGCTGCTGCCCGACCGCACGCTGCCGCTGGGTGAAAGCGTGGAATGGAAGGAGTTCCGCATCACCCCGCACGCTCTACCCGGCCACGCCCGTCACGCGGTCGCCCTGCTCGTCGAGGGCCACGGCGAGCGCGTCCTGTTCACCGGCGACCAGTACGCTGATGCCGACGGCCTAGGCCTGAACTACACCTACCAGAACGACTTTCTGGAGGACGACTATGGAGCCAGCGCCGCCCTGGTGGAGCGGCTGCGTCCGTCACTGCTGCTCAGCGGCCATTGGCCGCCGGTGGTGCCCGACGAGTTGTGGCTGGCCCAAGCCAGAGAGCGAGGCGAGGCGCTGCGCCGCCTCCATGCCGACTCTCAGCCCCACGCTGCGCGCCTGGGACTCACCACGCGCATGGCTGAGAACACGCTCCAGATCGTAATTGCCAATCCCGCAGAGCTGGCCTTCCAGGGCGAGCTGGCGGTGGACGGACATGGAACCCAGCCCCTCACCGTCCCAGCCGGCACCGAGGTGCTCATCGAGTTTCCGCTCAGCGAACCGTCTCGGCCCATCCCCATCGTGCTGCGCGGCACGCCAGGCGAGCCGCCGGTGATGACGTATGCCCTGCCAGTCGAGTTCAGCCATTCCATTCCTGTTTCCTGA
- a CDS encoding amylo-alpha-1,6-glucosidase, with the protein MSPPLAAQARPRAEDIVVRNGSPLGLLGSSTAYKQVWARDSMVCTLGLLLCADRVGAQIARQSVRTLAAYQSRLGNIPHNVGFSGLPDPALIAHGGALHGAGAAGGNVEVVVDTAHSGCIDNSLWFILGNYAIWRADGDLMRLRKVWPHLTRAYTWLEYQDSNECGLLEVHEAMDWADLFANRYNSLWPNVLWYAAHRAMAELRAAQGEDAAPDLARAEDIRVKINTLLWVGAEVRKDMDWVAAHRKEWLYPISLTTTVLQERPYYLPYMAFRGYADRFDTFGNLLAIVFGVAAPVQAAKILDYIESAGVNHPWPVRAIHPPVHPGDADWREYYRLRNLNLPDQYHNGGVWPMIGGFYVAALVAAGRMEEAQRQLERLAELNHLSRTPGQAWEFNEWAHGVSGRPSGFAGQSWSAAMYVYAHEAVSRGVVPFFEGWAQGGEPT; encoded by the coding sequence GTGAGCCCGCCGCTCGCCGCGCAGGCCCGCCCGCGGGCGGAGGACATCGTGGTGCGGAACGGCAGCCCCCTGGGCCTGCTGGGTTCCAGCACCGCCTACAAGCAGGTCTGGGCCCGGGACTCAATGGTCTGCACGCTGGGGCTGCTGTTGTGCGCCGACCGGGTCGGCGCCCAAATTGCCCGCCAGTCGGTGCGCACGCTCGCGGCGTACCAGTCGCGCCTAGGCAACATTCCGCACAACGTGGGCTTCAGCGGCCTGCCGGATCCGGCGCTGATCGCCCATGGCGGCGCGCTTCACGGCGCCGGGGCAGCTGGCGGGAACGTGGAGGTGGTGGTCGACACGGCTCACTCCGGCTGCATCGACAACAGCCTGTGGTTCATCCTGGGGAACTATGCCATCTGGCGTGCCGACGGCGACTTGATGCGACTGCGCAAGGTCTGGCCCCACCTCACGCGCGCGTACACGTGGCTGGAGTATCAGGACTCTAACGAGTGCGGCCTGCTGGAAGTTCACGAGGCGATGGACTGGGCCGACCTGTTCGCCAACCGCTACAACTCGCTGTGGCCGAACGTCCTGTGGTATGCCGCTCACCGCGCCATGGCCGAGCTGCGTGCCGCCCAGGGTGAGGACGCCGCCCCAGACCTCGCCCGTGCCGAGGATATCCGGGTCAAGATCAACACCCTGCTGTGGGTCGGGGCGGAGGTCAGGAAGGACATGGACTGGGTGGCCGCTCACCGCAAGGAGTGGCTGTACCCCATCTCGCTGACCACGACGGTGCTGCAGGAGCGGCCATACTACCTGCCGTACATGGCATTCCGGGGGTACGCCGACCGCTTCGATACCTTCGGGAACCTGCTGGCGATCGTGTTCGGGGTAGCGGCGCCCGTGCAGGCCGCGAAGATCCTGGACTACATCGAATCGGCGGGCGTGAACCACCCGTGGCCGGTGCGGGCCATCCACCCGCCTGTGCATCCCGGCGACGCCGACTGGCGCGAGTACTACCGCCTGCGTAACCTCAACCTGCCGGATCAGTACCACAACGGCGGCGTGTGGCCGATGATCGGCGGCTTCTATGTCGCCGCCCTGGTCGCGGCCGGACGCATGGAGGAGGCGCAGCGGCAGCTGGAACGCCTGGCCGAACTCAACCACCTGTCGAGAACGCCGGGCCAGGCGTGGGAGTTCAACGAGTGGGCGCACGGCGTGAGCGGCCGCCCAAGCGGCTTCGCGGGCCAGAGCTGGTCGGCAGCGATGTACGTGTACGCCCACGAGGCCGTGAGCCGCGGCGTGGTGCCGTTCTTCGAGGGCTGGGCTCAGGGTGGGGAACCCACATGA
- a CDS encoding four-carbon acid sugar kinase family protein, with translation MSAPAGPLPLGVVADDITGAGDIGGLLAKHGYAVRIVAAEADWEVVASRLMEERTDALIIDTDSRLLAPHEAAARVRRATGALREAGIHTFWKKTCSVFRGNVGAEFDALLDELSEIRAVAVAAFPRNGRTTVHGQHFVRGLALPQTEFAHDPFHPRLDADLVRDLGRQTPHGVVGLALEAIRAGPEALTAELARLRDQGCRYILADAETQSDLQALARALAGARVFLGSSALAEELPPLWPPVAPLNPPDVSKVRHPRRAVLVAGSVMPQTRAQIAAFRASNGIEFVLDPEQALLAPAAAVNTLVRQACAVLLSDRPVLIRTPNESSDVVAVRAHGRALGLDAGEVSRRLSGVLAEAGAEAARRGASGRLIALGGDTSAALTRALGIAHTQVLRELEPGLPLTYAPDQRLLLVLKSGSFGSPDFLALALQALQQPISEHADQ, from the coding sequence GTGAGCGCGCCGGCGGGGCCACTACCACTCGGCGTCGTAGCCGACGACATCACCGGGGCAGGCGATATCGGTGGCCTGCTCGCCAAGCACGGGTATGCCGTGCGCATCGTGGCTGCCGAGGCCGACTGGGAAGTGGTCGCGTCCCGCTTGATGGAGGAGCGCACCGACGCCCTGATCATCGACACCGACTCACGGCTGCTGGCTCCCCACGAGGCAGCCGCGCGGGTGCGCAGGGCCACTGGGGCCCTGCGCGAGGCAGGCATCCATACCTTCTGGAAGAAAACCTGTTCAGTGTTCCGGGGCAATGTGGGCGCCGAGTTCGACGCATTACTGGATGAGCTCAGCGAGATAAGGGCGGTCGCGGTGGCAGCCTTTCCCCGCAATGGTCGTACGACCGTTCACGGTCAGCACTTCGTGCGCGGCTTGGCCCTGCCGCAGACCGAATTCGCGCACGACCCCTTTCATCCACGTCTTGACGCCGATCTCGTAAGGGATCTGGGCCGCCAGACGCCACATGGAGTGGTGGGCCTGGCCCTGGAGGCGATACGCGCCGGGCCCGAGGCGCTGACCGCCGAACTCGCGCGGCTGCGGGATCAGGGTTGCCGATACATACTGGCCGACGCCGAAACGCAGAGTGACTTGCAGGCGCTGGCCAGGGCGCTGGCCGGGGCTCGGGTCTTCCTGGGCTCGAGCGCCCTGGCCGAGGAGTTGCCGCCCCTCTGGCCGCCTGTGGCACCATTGAATCCGCCGGATGTTTCAAAGGTGCGCCATCCCCGCCGGGCTGTGCTGGTGGCGGGCTCGGTGATGCCCCAGACGCGCGCCCAGATTGCCGCCTTCCGGGCAAGCAACGGCATTGAGTTCGTGCTGGATCCGGAGCAAGCGCTGTTGGCTCCCGCCGCCGCAGTAAATACGCTTGTCAGGCAGGCCTGCGCTGTACTCCTTTCCGACCGGCCGGTGCTCATCCGCACGCCCAATGAATCCTCCGATGTCGTGGCCGTCCGTGCGCACGGACGCGCCCTCGGGTTGGATGCTGGTGAGGTTAGCCGCCGGCTGTCTGGCGTCCTGGCCGAGGCCGGCGCCGAAGCGGCCCGGCGAGGAGCCTCGGGCCGCCTGATCGCCCTGGGCGGCGACACCAGCGCCGCGCTCACCCGCGCCCTGGGCATCGCGCACACCCAGGTGCTCCGGGAACTCGAACCCGGGCTGCCCCTCACCTATGCTCCGGATCAGCGGCTCTTGCTGGTATTGAAGTCCGGTTCATTCGGCAGCCCGGACTTTCTGGCGCTCGCCCTGCAAGCTCTTCAACAGCCGATATCTGAGCATGCCGATCAATGA